GTTGTCATTAAGGAATAGGGGGTCAAAAAATGTATGTCCATTTAGGCGGCAACGTGGTAGTACCCGATAAAGAAATTATAGGCATTTTTGATATGAATATTGTAACCACTTCTGAAGCTACTATTCAGTTTCTGAGAGTAGCGGAAGAAGAAGGATTTGTGGTCAGAATTTCTGACGAAAAGCCAAAGTCTTTTATAATCACAGAAAGGGATAAGAGGAGTATTATTTATTTATCACCAATTTCTGCCTTTACTCTTATAAGAAGGACACAAAAAATAGAGGAATAGGGAGGTATTGAATTGTATCAAAAAACATCGGAAAAAATTGTTGTGAGAAATGAAGGAAAGAAGTTAGA
The sequence above is a segment of the Thermoanaerobacter ethanolicus JW 200 genome. Coding sequences within it:
- the remB gene encoding extracellular matrix regulator RemB, with protein sequence MYVHLGGNVVVPDKEIIGIFDMNIVTTSEATIQFLRVAEEEGFVVRISDEKPKSFIITERDKRSIIYLSPISAFTLIRRTQKIEE